In Corvus cornix cornix isolate S_Up_H32 chromosome 22, ASM73873v5, whole genome shotgun sequence, the DNA window CCTCCTGTAAGCATCATTTTCCTCCTTACACCCCAACATCCACACATAAAGAGAGCCAATTTCCAAAGAATTCCTTGGTTTTTCTGGGAGAGAAGCTGCATGAACCACAGCTGGGTGTGGCACCTTCAGTTTGTCATTTAATTGAGCAAAAAACCCATTTAGGGGACTCAACCAAGCCACAACAAGGTCCTCAAAATGGGCTTGGTTCTGGTTATTTTAACCCCTCTTGCTTTAATTGTATGGGAACCTCCTTATCAATTCTCTGGCTCGAATGATCAAGAGGTTCAATCTGCCTCTAAACACAAAATTCTAAACTCAAAGCCAAAGGGTTATAAACTTgacatttttaaatcttcaatGGCAAGACCTCCTAAGTGGTGGCCTCTTCCAGAGGAATCAAAAATTCCTCtacctggaaaaataaatggagagGAATGAAGCAAAGGGAAGAAGATAAAGGCCCCAACTCCAATGTGggaattaattttaagattaatttcGTGTTTATTCCCCGTTTCAAAAGGAAAGCGAAgaatgcagctgctgccccaccTCCCATAACTCACgaagaaatgcaaataattccAAAGCCTGGATTTAGGCTGTGGACTGCCCTGAAATCTGTTGCCTAACTGAGGGTCTGATCAAAAGCTGTGGTTTCCATGTGCCTTCGATTCTTCAGCCCACCAGTAATTGAAGATCAAGGAGTTTTTAATTGGAAGGGTCCAGCGTGTTCCTCACTGGAGAAGTGGCGGGGAGCCCACAGCAGATAAGGCTTTCAAACCAATCTGGGTGCCTTTGTGGAGCAAAGCACTGGGTGGGAATCTGGGCTCCCAGCTCGGCTGCTGAGTGATGTTTAATTAAAGCAGAGCTAGCAAATTAAATGGCAGCTTCTCTGGAGTCACGTGTGGGTGTGACACAAAAATAACTTTACCTTTAGGAATGAGGAGTTAAGCACTCCCCTATTTTTGGTGTCTGCACCAAAGGTTTGGGAGCACTGAAGGCGTTTTCCCCTtggatttaaacaaaatttccaAGAGAACACCATGGCTCAACCCCAATTAACACGAGATTATGTTTGTACGCTTTCAGTTAAGTTCTAGGAGTCACTAAAATATCCCAAACTGCAAAATCCACCCCTTGGAGTGGAAGGTTGGGAATattcagcagggagaggaagggtCACCTTGCACGGTGGATTAAATGTTGGTGTCAGCAGGAGACTCAGGAACATTTAACGTGTGCAGGTGGGATCCCAGCCTGGCTATTTCTCATGCTGGgcttcttttccagctgctttctcttcagGCCTGGTAggacacagctccagggacCCCAAAATCATCATTTGTGTTGGTTTGCACTCCGGCAATCCACGATTGCAGTTCCTGAGATGAGGGGTTTGCACCAACCCCTCTGCCCGGGGTACATCCATTCCCTGTATGGTTTTGGGAGGCAAACAAGCCCTTGGTATGATGTGTTCCACAACatcctcattttcctccttttctcacCCAAAATGTGCCACAGCTTTTAGTTATTACCCAGAACTGTATCCCCCCCCTCTCTCACACACCAAATTTGTGAATTTAGCCCATTTCCCACTGCAGATGTTCCCAGCAAATCCTAAGAGGAACAAGCAAGTGGTTAAcaaattttctaaatgtttatAAAACTGTAAGAACTGATTAATATTTCATGGTGCCAAGAGGGTTTTGTCTACTGACATCTGCAATCAGTTTCAAAGGAGAGCACAATTCCCGGGCAGAGAGGCATAAATGGGATGTTATTTGCCTGTTCTGCACCAATTACTCCTCCAGACTGCACAGAACCAGCGAAgggaataattattttcagacagagaagttcattaaacaataaaaaaaatccatgaaggGAAAAACACTAATTAAAGGAATTGACAGTGAGAATTTGTGCATCTTGGTGGGATACCAAGACCACCGTGGCTTCAGGAGCTGGAGGGCTCTAAACCAGGATCTTCCTACTATGCTGGGTTGTGGAGGTGCCACAGATATTCTTCAGCATCCAGAACAAAATTCCAGGTGGGAACAAACTGGGCAGCGttacaaaacacaaacaggTTGCATTTGCCAGGGAGCTGAGTCAGGCACCAGAATTTTCTCCAGTCATCAGGGTTTGTGTGCTCCCTGTTCACATGTGGGCtctattcctgcttttttttcaggattaaaGTATCCTTAGCTAATCTGGGAGGGCAGCAAATGATGAGCTGTTAATTATTTAGTTACTAGAAGGTGAATTTCTGGACTCGGGATGTTCTGTACAGGTGCTCCCCGtgctgaggggaggggagggggtgtgtgtgcatCTCAGGGAAAGcacccagcacctccctgggtGTTCCCTGGGATGAGACCTCAGCCTGAACCAGAcccaaagagcaggaaaaaaacccccaggacACTCCTGGCTTTTCTTGCAGCTGCAACTCGGGGGAAAGTTTCTCCTGAGcctccctctgccagctcttACTGCATTGCGTCAAAGCCAGCGCCTGGATTTTCCAAGGTAAAGcgagtgctggcagcaggatccatcccacagccctgggagcagctgggaacacacagatccagcccagcctccctcccACCAGTTTGGGCAGCGGGGCAGGACTGGGGCCCAGCCCGGGCGGTCACTGCAGagtcagccctgctgcagctcctgctggggctgACTCACAGAGCCCGGCGGAGCTGCAATGCAATAAAAAGaacagagggagcagggagcagcctgggaacggcagcaggagagaggggagagctgctggagctctggatgtgctgctctggagcagccctggctgcacagggagctTTGCTTTCCAGAACAGAGACGGGTGCAAAgggctgagggaaggaggagttTGTCAGCAAGGAAAAGTCATGGAAGAGGAAGTAAAATGGGGTTTTGAAGAGTTAAAAGGAGCTCAGAGTGCTGGAGAAAGGCAGGATTTAATTtgtcatggaatggtttgggtgggaagggaccttaaagcccatccagtgccacccctgccatgggcagggacacctcccactctcccaggctgctccaagcccctccagcctggccttgggcacttccagggatccaagggcagccacagctgctctgggaattccatcccagcccctcaaGGTCCTCTGaataaagaattccttcccaatatcccatctaaacctcctccctgtcagtttgaagctgttccccctgtcctgtccctccttcccttgGCAATGCTCTCTCCAGCCgagctgcccagctctgctctggctttgATGGTCCTGAtgggctctgcccagggctggaacaggttttttctcctcaggggcagcccctctctcccagctgagTGCAGGCATcacttcctgctgcagcactcaGGGGAGTTTCTGAGAACCAGCTCTGGTTTCTgagaagcagctcctgctccttaTCTCCGAGCAGCAGCCCCGGCAGTctgctgggggagctggaggCATCACACCCCAGGGGGAGCAGgtcccctccatccccccagCAGCTGTAAAAGCACTCCGTAAAGAGCACTGCGAGTTCCCCCAATTCCCCCCACCACTGGcctggagagggaaaatgagATCTGCTTTGTAACAACAGCTCTGATaaaaacagggaggaaaataaagcaggagggaaatggaaaaagaagtatttaagAGGTGTTGTTGAAGGAAGTGAAAATCATTTTacctcttttccttctggttcTCAAAAGCATCAAACTCCCAGgaaagtagggaaaaaaattggggAATGATACTGAACTCCCTGAATTACTGGAATTACTGCTTTTCCAAATGGCTTGACCaagcttccttttctttctcctgctgcttttcttgggagtgggaaagaaaataataattttaagtgCTTACTTCAGCCAGCACAAGCTCTTTTATCACCctttaaacactgaaaaggGAGATGCTTTTGGAACACTCCTAAAATTCGTATAGAAAAAGagatttcctttctctctgaaCAAAGCTGTTGAGGAGAACCGATACCACATCCCCAGtgcaaaaaatgaaaagctacCCCAAAATCCTGTGCAGAAATTCATCCAGCCACATCTGTCTGTAAAGCTTAAGGCAGCCATTAATGCCTATTTGAACTCAGATTTCCATGGGTTTAGTTTATTTAAACAGGTTTAATTTGCAGCATTAGCCCAGTGCTTGCCCTTACAAGGTTTAATTTCATGTCGCAGCTGTAGGCAAGTGGAAGTTAAACAggctcagagcacagcacagtgcttaggcagcaccaggctgtgctgctgttggatgctccatttctgtgccttttttagCTCAggcaaaactttaaaaatccctgaaaaatTCTCAGGATGAgcctctgcagcccagagagGGTTGAgttctgcagctgggagagaaaggCAGCTCCTTCCCCCACACCATCCATCCCTCTAACTGCTCATCATGTTCTGATTTTAAGGTCGTTTTTGAAGATGTTTGCTCCAAGCCTCACCTACAGCCTCAGTCGCTCTTCCATCACTGACCCACCAGACACTGAGCAACTTCCTGCCACCATTGAACAGCCACATTTGCATTTCCCCTCTGTATTGGTTTGGccaaattcccattttttaGGAGGCAGCTCGTGCTTGTTGCACCCCCGAGCCCGTGAGACCCATGCCTGCCCCCAGCACACCCCAGGGTGTTTTTGTCAAATGTGTGAAATTTTACACCCCCAAGAGATTTTCCCCACTGCTCATCCACAGGGTGAGTGTGATAAACCCCTTTATCAACCTTTTAGGGGCATCAGGGACACAGGACACGCACGAGGAATCCGTGTAAGCATTTCTGAACTTTATTGACTGCTTTATTGCACGTACTTAATGAAGCCTCCATCACTTCCCCCACCCACCGTttccataattattttaaatgcaagataAATGTAACCTTTCATTCCCACCACTTATTTTCCCCCCATTTTAAATGTTAAGGTTCTGGGTCACCCAGGGAAGACAGAAGCCCTGAACTCATACGTGGAACCATGCGGCACTCGGGGAGCAAGCCTTGGGTGCTCTGCAAGCAAACTCAGACTCTGCACAGGGAGAAACATCATAATCATGAACTTAGAACCTCAGTGGTCACTGAATTAAATAGGTGAGactgcagctggagctcagTCAGCCGTTGGTTCTGATGGAAAGCTGCCCTTGGATCAAGCCTTCTTCTTGCCTTCgctctcttcctttcctgctgcttccttctcttccttctcctccttctcctcctcagcagctTCCTCAGCAGCTTCCTGGGACTCCTCCccttcttctgctgctgtttcttccccttctccttctccttcctcttcctcaccctCTTTGGCTTCTTCTGATTCCTCCTTAGCACCTTTGAAGGACAGAAAGGTATTTCACATCCGGGTCCAATTCCTGATCCCAGTTCAGTGGGATCCTCCCTCAACCCCACACATTCTGGCAGCCAGCTACAGCAAAACTGCACAACCGATTTATCCTGGATTTCCAGGGGGACTGAAACACTTGATAAAAACAAATCGTGGCtgtgaaaaatctcatttctggaCTCACTGCTTAAAGCAAAGACTTGGAGAATCTGTCACTGCTCTCTGATTGGCTCTTTGGCTGTAATTTCCCTATAATTAAACTTTACACTAACGAACCCCTCATAGTTCCACGGCCACCAGTGCACTGCAGAGATGTGACACTGCCGTGCACTGAACCCAGTAATTCCAGCCCCAGACGTCAGCTGATGTTCCCATTGTCTGGGCTGCTCTCTGGGAATTCATATTCAGCTCAGGATGTCCTTGGTCCTTCTTTTTGAGGATATCCCTCATAACTAAATGCTGCTTGCTGCCACCTGAACATTATCATTGAGGGTTTTGGAAACCTATCATCAGCCTGATTGAACATTTCACCTGATCTTGCATTCAATATTCAGACTTCCCTGCTTGAATTCCATGCGCTTAATCCCACCATCCTTTGGCTCATGGaagtagaaaaggaaagagttttAATCATTAGATTTAATCATTGGGATTTCTGGGGTTTATCCCATATGAACAGGGACTAATATATTTCATGAAATACGAAAGAAAGGGATTTAGAAGTAACTCTAAGtaccttcctcctcttcttcagcctcttctcccGCTTCCTCCTCgccttcctctttctcttcctcctcaccctcttctgcaggagctgccttgGCTTCTCCTGCTTTGGCAGCCTCGATGGTTTCCTCGATTTCAATCTGCTCCTCCTGGACGTGGCTGGAGTAGTAGGTGGGGAAGGAGCGAGTGGTCATCAGGTAGGAGCTGGACTGGAGGCCGCTGTAGGCGGACCTGCCGAAGGTGGGGGCACTCTGGCTGTAGCCACTGGTGATGCTGCCGACACTGGTGAAGCTGAGCCGGGTCTCTTCCCCTTCCAGCAGTTTCCtagcagggaaaaacaaaagcaaagagaaaggaattggttgtgctgcagcaggatccAGCATCACAAGCCCCGGAGATATCTGGTTGTTAATTAAGGGCTGGTTTTGCACCATGTGCCAGTGCTACCCTATTTTCTTGGAATAATCTCTTTCAGATGTGTCTATTGCAGGtgaattaataattttccttgttGGAAGGAACAGGAAAACCCCTCTAGAACCAGGTTCCTCTAGCAGGTGAAGCTAGAGGTGTATTTTGCCACCCTGCAGCTCGCACAGACCGGCACAGCTGTAACAATTTGCTGCTGAGATGTCAGACAACGTTTGGAGCTGCTCTCTCAGTATTCCCCCTTGTGGCTTCCACAGAAATTCTGCTCCAGCATCGGAATCTCTCAGTATCTGGGACAAAACGCCACAGATATTTAGCAACAATTCTGCtgggaaatatttaatttgtagATTTGCAAGTCAGAAACAAACCCCGTTCTTGAGGGCACTTGAGGGATTTCCCATTTTGAAAATGAACCATTTTTATTGAGGAATTCCACTGATACAAAATCTCTCCCCCAAGTACAGAACAGGTATTTTTATCTGTCAGGATGGAGAACTGAGATCATTTATTGCCACGCTAAAAATTCTGTGTGCACATAGAGAGGAGCTGATTAAACTCTGCCACAAATCTATGAAGATTTTTGCTGGGGGAATGATCAATAACCTGAATTCTCCTGAAGAGAATGGGAACTGCTCTGAGTTCTGGCTCATTAAAACATCCCCCACCATACCTATAGGCTGCAATTTCGATGTCCAGGGCCATTTTCACATTGAGCAGGTCCTGATATTCCTTCAAGTACCGAGCCATCTCACTCTTTGTGGTTCTCAGCTCGTTCTCCAATTTGTTGATTGTATCCTGTTGGATGGAACAATATTGACAGCATAAAACTCCCATTTCTCCCAAGTCTAGCAATAATCACAAGGAATTTCTCCAATCCTTTTCACTTAATCTTGCTCTGGCAGACAGAAACTGCACAGCTCCCACTCCACCCTCAGCCAAAAAGCCTCATTTAACACCTTGCCTGGCAGGTTTTCTACAGCACATTATTCCAGCCCTATTTGACACACAGAGCCAAATTTTCTGGTACCCAAGTGCCAAAGCATCCACAAAATTTGtgtgttgtttcattttgaatttggcctctgtgtgctttttctaattttagctTCGGGATATCCACTGATGATccttgcaggtcccttccagctcgggatattcagtgattccatgattttttggTGCAGAACAGTTCAGGCTGTATCAGTACATGGACACATGAATTTGTGCTTTATCAGGGGCGTTCTGCGTTATGATTTTGTAACACCTCACACTTCAGAGAAGCAATACCAGAGTGTCCCCATCTCTGGGATGATTTTGGTAATTCAGATCCTGATTGGGGTCTGTATTTCCACACCACATCCTGCTTTACAGCTCCGTGTTATTTTGCACTGGCATTTTAGGATGCCTTACCTGcaacacaggcacagcacaaaCCAGGAGTGATGCTGCCAACAACCTCTCCCTGCAAACCCTGATCCCCTCATCTGTGAGGCTCTGCAGACCCCAACTCCCCTCACCCGCAGAGCCCAGCAAACCCTGATCCCCTCACCTGCAGAACCCCTCAAACCCCAACATCCATCCCTTCAACTGCAGAGCCCAGAAAACCCTGAACGCCCTCACCGCCAGGGAACCTGCACATCTTTATCCCCCTCACAGGCAGGGACCCCACAAATCCCCAAACCCttcaccttcagaactcttcaaACCCTAACATCCCTTCACCTGCGGAGCCTGCAAACCCCGACCCCTGGCACCTGCAGAGCCCTTCAAACCCCATCATCCCTTCACCTGCGGGACCCTGCAAACCCCACCATCCCCTCCCCTGCAGAACCCTGCAAACCCCACCATCCCCTCCCCTGCAGAACCCTGCAAACCCCATCATCCCTTCACCTGCGAGAcccccaccctcctcctctgcagggaCCCTTCCAGCCCCCACCCCCTCACCTGCAGCGCGGAGATATCCGCgctctgcttctcttccagctcctgcagctgcttctccagcgCCTCGTTCATGCCGCGGGTGGCCTCGATCTCCAGCGTCTTGGCCTTGAGCAGGCGGCGGCTCTCGGACACCTCGTCCTTGGCGGCGCGCACGGCGTCCGTGTTCTTGGCCGCGCTCTCGCTGAGCACGGTGAAGCGGCTGCGGAACCACTCCTCGGCGTTCTGCATGTTGCGCGCCGCCAGCTTCTCGTACTGCGCGCGGATGTCGCGCAGCGCGGCCGACAGGTCGGGCTTGGCCGACACGTCCATCTCCACGGACAGGTGCGCGTACTGGATCTGCGCCTGCAGCTCGGCCAGCTCCTCCTCGTGCACCTTCTTGAGGAAGGCCAGCTCGTCCAGCAGGCTGTCCACGCGCTTCTCCAGCTCCGCCCGCGCCAGCGCCGCCTCGTCCGCGCCCTTGCGCACCTCGAGCAGCCGCGCCTCCGCGTCCTCGCGGCTCAGCACCTCCTCCTCGTAGCGCGCCTGGAGCCCGCGCAGCGTCTCCTCCAGGCTCTCCCGCTCGCCCTGCAGCGCCTGCTTCTCGCTCGTCGCCTCCTCCGCGGCCAAGCGCAGCTCGCGGATCTCCTGCTCGTACAGCGCGCGGAAGCGGGAGGGCTCGGCGTGCTTCTGCCGCAGCACCAGCAGCTCGGCCTCCAGCACcttgttctgctgctccagctcgTGGACGCGCTCGATGAAGCAGGCGAAGCGGTCGTTGAGGTCCTGCAGCTGCGCTCGCTCCTGGCTGCGGATGGACTTGAGGTCGTTGCTGATGGCGGCCACCTGGCTCAGGTCCAGGCTGTCCACCGAGTGCAGCAGCGAGCCCGAGGCGCTGGAGGTGGCGTAGCTGCGGCGCACGGACACGGAGGACACGGGCGCGGACAGGCTGGAGTACGCGGAGCGCGCCGAGCCGAAGCCGCCGCCGCTGCGCACCGACACATGGATGCGCGGGCTCTCCGCGTAGCGCCGCTTGTAGGACGGGAAGAACGGGTCGTAGCCGTACGAGCTCATGGTTGCGGGAGCTCCGGCGACTGCTCTGCGGCGGGCGCCGCCCGCACCCCGATATTTATGCGCGGGGAGGGCGGGCGGAGCGGCCTCCGGGCGGGgacggggcggggcgcggcgcggcggcaTCGCCGCGGTGAGGTGACGCCCGGAGCTGTCCAGGCATTCCCTCACTGCTGTGATGGCCTGAGCGGCACGGGCCGGACGTCACCGCGATGGTGCCGGGCATCACAGCGGTGAAGGGATGCCTGGACAGCTCTGGGCATCACAGCAATGAAGGGATGCCTGGACAGCTGGCCTGGGGCATCACAGCAATGAAGGGATGCCTGGACAGCTCCGGGCATCACAGCGCTGAAGGGATGCAGTGGGGGCTGTGGCCGGCCCGCTCTGGAACGGCCCCGGCTCGGCCCCGCTTCACCGTCTCAGCCCTGTCTCGGCCCTCCTGGGGCACAGCCTCGGACCTGCCTGCGGCATCTCTCAGCGTCCCTCCGGGCCCACCTCTGGCCCTTTCAGATCCAGCTCCCCTCAGGTCTAGGTGCAGCCCCCAACCCGCCCAGGCTGTGTTGAAcacttccctctgcttccccacagctgccctggcagAAGCCTCGGGGATGTGCTGCAAACcccaggctgtggctgaggTCCCCTCGGTGAGGTTGGGGAAtacccagccctggctgcaccTCAGAACCCCCAGACACGTgtaaataggattttttttttttccttcagtttgcaGTTTTCACAAGGCATGAGTGCTCTGCGAGTCCTTGCACCCTCACCATGTCCTTTGTTACAAGTGGTCCCTAATAACCAGGTAACttaggatcatggaatcatggaatcgagttggagggaccttaaagccatccagtgccacccctgccgtgggcagggacacttcccactgtcccagggtgctccaagccctgtccaacctggccttggacacttcaggggAAGCCTGGCAGTGTTACTTGTCCTTTGATTACACGAAAGAAGCAGCAGA includes these proteins:
- the LOC104694830 gene encoding neurofilament light polypeptide isoform X2, which gives rise to MSSYGYDPFFPSYKRRYAESPRIHVSVRSGGGFGSARSAYSSLSAPVSSVSVRRSYATSSASGSLLHSVDSLDLSQVAAISNDLKSIRSQERAQLQDLNDRFACFIERVHELEQQNKVLEAELLVLRQKHAEPSRFRALYEQEIRELRLAAEEATSEKQALQGERESLEETLRGLQARYEEEVLSREDAEARLLEVRKGADEAALARAELEKRVDSLLDELAFLKKVHEEELAELQAQIQYAHLSVEMDVSAKPDLSAALRDIRAQYEKLAARNMQNAEEWFRSRFTVLSESAAKNTDAVRAAKDEVSESRRLLKAKTLEIEATRGMNEALEKQLQELEEKQSADISALQDTINKLENELRTTKSEMARYLKEYQDLLNVKMALDIEIAAYRKLLEGEETRLSFTSVGSITSGYSQSAPTFGRSAYSGLQSSSYLMTTRSFPTYYSSHVQEEQIEIEETIEAAKAGEAKAAPAEEGEEEEKEEGEEEAGEEAEEEEEGAKEESEEAKEGEEEEGEGEGEETAAEEGEESQEAAEEAAEEEKEEKEEKEAAGKEESEGKKKA
- the LOC104694830 gene encoding neurofilament light polypeptide isoform X1; this encodes MSSYGYDPFFPSYKRRYAESPRIHVSVRSGGGFGSARSAYSSLSAPVSSVSVRRSYATSSASGSLLHSVDSLDLSQVAAISNDLKSIRSQERAQLQDLNDRFACFIERVHELEQQNKVLEAELLVLRQKHAEPSRFRALYEQEIRELRLAAEEATSEKQALQGERESLEETLRGLQARYEEEVLSREDAEARLLEVRKGADEAALARAELEKRVDSLLDELAFLKKVHEEELAELQAQIQYAHLSVEMDVSAKPDLSAALRDIRAQYEKLAARNMQNAEEWFRSRFTVLSESAAKNTDAVRAAKDEVSESRRLLKAKTLEIEATRGMNEALEKQLQELEEKQSADISALQDTINKLENELRTTKSEMARYLKEYQDLLNVKMALDIEIAAYRKLLEGEETRLSFTSVGSITSGYSQSAPTFGRSAYSGLQSSSYLMTTRSFPTYYSSHVQEEQIEIEETIEAAKAGEAKAAPAEEGEEEEKEEGEEEAGEEAEEEEEGAKEESEEAKEGEEGAKEESEEAKEGEEEEGEGEGEETAAEEGEESQEAAEEAAEEEKEEKEEKEAAGKEESEGKKKA